The Pantoea sp. At-9b genome includes a window with the following:
- the dcp gene encoding peptidyl-dipeptidase Dcp, with translation MNSRTNPFFTASTLPYQTPPFDQIQEDDFLPALEAGIAEKRQQVAAIASNPAPVSFENTYEALERSGQLLSRVNLVFGAMTSANTSERLQEIDELITPQLTALTDEITLNSQLFSRLDEVYQHRGTLCPDAEAMRLTEVTWQHFKLAGAALNDADKAQLRACNQELATLGTKFGNRLLAATKAGAYTVSDPAALAGLSSEELAHAKAAAEARGLSGEWLLPLQNTTQQPALQSLSVRATREALFQRALTRCEQGDDNDTRALVLRMAQLRAQRASLLGFNSYAEWSLQDQMAKTPEAAFSFMRNIVPAARGRAEREAADIQQAIEQSHHSFPLRAWDWNYYAEQVRKAQYDLDESQIRPYFALENVLEKGVFWSASQLFGIRFSERHDLPVYHPDVRVYEIFDADDTPLALFYTDFFKRDNKSGGAWMSNFVDQSTLLSTKPVIYNVCNYTKPANGQPALLSWDEVITLFHEFGHALHGLFASQRYVSLSGTATPRDFVEFPSQINEHWASNAQVFANYACHYQSGEPMPADLREKMVRAATFNKGYDMTELLAAALLDLQWHSLTTGDNPQDVSHFELQALAAENIALSTVPPRYRSSYFRHIWGGGYAAGYYAYIWTQMLADDGYQAFEERGGLTRENGQHFREQILSRGNSTDLQYLWLAWRGKAPEIGPMLKNRGLA, from the coding sequence ATGAATTCAAGAACTAATCCTTTCTTCACCGCCAGCACCTTGCCGTATCAAACCCCGCCGTTTGACCAGATTCAGGAAGACGATTTTCTCCCGGCGCTGGAAGCCGGCATTGCAGAAAAACGCCAGCAAGTGGCGGCGATCGCCAGCAATCCTGCACCAGTCAGTTTCGAAAATACCTATGAAGCGCTGGAACGCAGCGGGCAATTGCTGAGCCGGGTTAACCTGGTGTTTGGTGCCATGACCTCAGCCAATACCAGCGAACGACTACAGGAAATTGATGAGCTGATCACCCCCCAACTGACCGCGCTGACCGATGAAATCACCCTGAACAGCCAGCTGTTTAGCCGTCTGGATGAGGTTTATCAGCATCGTGGCACGCTGTGCCCGGATGCGGAAGCGATGCGTCTGACGGAGGTCACCTGGCAACATTTTAAACTGGCAGGTGCGGCATTGAATGATGCCGACAAAGCGCAGTTGCGTGCCTGCAACCAAGAGCTGGCGACGCTGGGCACCAAATTTGGCAACCGCCTGTTGGCCGCCACCAAAGCGGGAGCGTATACCGTCAGCGATCCTGCGGCACTGGCCGGACTGAGCAGCGAAGAACTGGCGCACGCCAAAGCGGCTGCCGAAGCACGTGGCTTATCTGGCGAATGGCTGCTGCCGTTACAAAACACCACCCAGCAACCGGCGTTACAGTCACTGAGCGTGCGCGCCACGCGCGAAGCCTTGTTCCAGCGCGCACTGACGCGTTGTGAGCAGGGCGACGATAACGATACCCGGGCGCTGGTGCTGCGCATGGCGCAACTGCGCGCGCAACGCGCCAGCCTGCTTGGCTTCAACAGCTATGCCGAGTGGAGTTTGCAGGACCAGATGGCGAAGACCCCGGAAGCAGCGTTCAGTTTTATGCGTAACATCGTGCCCGCAGCACGTGGACGCGCGGAACGAGAAGCGGCGGATATTCAGCAGGCGATTGAGCAGAGCCACCACAGTTTCCCGTTACGGGCCTGGGACTGGAACTACTACGCCGAGCAGGTGCGTAAAGCGCAATATGATCTCGATGAAAGCCAGATCCGTCCTTACTTTGCGCTGGAAAACGTGCTGGAGAAAGGGGTGTTCTGGTCTGCCAGCCAGTTGTTTGGTATCCGCTTCAGCGAACGTCACGATCTGCCGGTCTACCATCCTGATGTGCGCGTGTATGAAATTTTCGATGCCGATGACACGCCGCTGGCGCTGTTCTACACCGATTTCTTCAAGCGTGACAATAAAAGCGGTGGCGCGTGGATGAGCAACTTTGTCGATCAGTCGACGCTGCTCAGCACCAAACCGGTGATCTACAACGTCTGCAACTACACCAAACCGGCCAACGGGCAACCGGCGCTGCTAAGCTGGGATGAGGTCATTACCTTGTTCCACGAATTCGGTCACGCGCTGCATGGCCTGTTCGCGTCGCAACGTTATGTCAGCCTCTCCGGCACGGCCACACCGCGCGATTTTGTTGAATTTCCGTCGCAGATTAACGAACACTGGGCCAGCAATGCGCAGGTGTTTGCCAACTATGCCTGCCATTACCAGAGCGGAGAGCCGATGCCCGCCGATCTGCGCGAAAAAATGGTACGGGCGGCAACGTTCAACAAAGGCTATGACATGACCGAGTTGCTGGCCGCGGCCTTGCTCGATCTGCAATGGCATTCGCTGACCACCGGGGATAACCCGCAAGATGTCAGTCATTTCGAGTTGCAGGCGCTGGCGGCGGAGAATATCGCGCTGAGCACGGTGCCACCACGCTACCGCTCCAGCTATTTCCGCCATATCTGGGGCGGCGGCTATGCGGCAGGTTATTACGCCTATATCTGGACGCAGATGCTGGCGGATGATGGCTACCAGGCGTTTGAGGAGCGGGGCGGATTGACGCGCGAGAATGGCCAGCACTTCCGCGAGCAGATTCTGTCACGCGGCAACAGCACTGATTTGCAGTATTTGTGGCTGGCCTGGCGTGGTAAAGCGCCAGAAATCGGCCCAATGCTGAAGAACCGAGGGCTGGCGTAA
- the xdhC gene encoding xanthine dehydrogenase accessory protein XdhC, which produces MIYHDWISVLHRLREKRESCVLVTVLSERGSVPRDSGSKMVVTASDSFLTIGGGHLEYQCIAQARALLQQQRSAPHSEEFALGARLGQCCGGMATILFEPLMQQQPEIQVYGAGHVGQALVQLLATLPCHITWIDSRAAQFRSVPEGVTVCQVDDPLDCVADAAPGSYFVVMTHHHPLDLALSEAILRRGDFRYAGVIGSETKAQRFRYRLAGKGIAADTLARLRCPLGLPDVKGKLPAEIAVAVAGEIISVYQRQTMSC; this is translated from the coding sequence ATGATCTACCATGACTGGATTAGCGTACTGCATCGCCTGCGGGAAAAACGTGAAAGTTGTGTGCTGGTAACCGTGCTGAGCGAGCGCGGTTCGGTACCGCGTGACAGTGGCAGCAAAATGGTGGTCACCGCCAGCGACAGTTTTCTCACCATCGGCGGCGGCCATCTGGAGTACCAATGCATCGCGCAGGCTCGCGCGCTGTTGCAGCAGCAGCGCAGTGCGCCCCATAGCGAAGAATTCGCGCTCGGCGCGCGGCTCGGTCAGTGCTGTGGCGGTATGGCGACCATTCTGTTTGAACCGCTGATGCAACAACAGCCGGAAATTCAGGTGTACGGTGCCGGACATGTCGGGCAGGCGCTGGTACAGCTGCTGGCAACGTTACCCTGTCACATCACCTGGATCGACAGCCGCGCGGCGCAGTTCCGTAGCGTGCCGGAAGGCGTCACGGTATGTCAGGTAGATGATCCGTTGGATTGCGTGGCAGACGCCGCACCGGGCAGCTATTTCGTGGTGATGACCCATCATCATCCGCTCGACCTGGCGCTGAGTGAAGCCATTCTGCGGCGCGGTGATTTTCGCTATGCCGGGGTGATCGGTTCGGAAACCAAAGCGCAACGTTTTCGTTATCGCCTGGCAGGCAAAGGCATTGCAGCGGATACGCTGGCGCGTCTGCGCTGCCCGTTGGGATTGCCGGATGTGAAAGGCAAACTGCCCGCGGAAATCGCCGTGGCGGTCGCGGGTGAAATCATCAGTGTTTATCAGCGGCAGACGATGAGTTGTTGA
- the xdhB gene encoding xanthine dehydrogenase molybdopterin binding subunit: MSHNRPQLNETLLKTQFDAGIQSGVGRSRKHESADKHVSGEAIYIDDKPDLPGLLHLCPLLSPHAHARIIRLDVQPCYAVPGVVSVLTWRDVPGSNDVGPLEPGDPLLAQDKVEYLGQVVIAVAAESPEAARAGVAAAIVEYEALPAILDVCEALEQGHFVQQPHVHQRGDADAALARAPHRIQGSFHIGGQEHFYLETQTALVIPGEDSALQVFSSTQNPTEVQKLVAEVMGISMNNVTIDMRRMGGGFGGKETQAAGVACLCAIAARQTRRPAKMRLARRDDMRITGKRHPFYVRYDVGFDDAGRFCGVKIDLAGNCGFSLDLSGSIVDRAMFHADNAYYLGDALITGYRCRTNIASNTAYRGFGGPQGMVAIEQIMDHIARELQIDPLELRKRNYYGKQDRNITHYHQQVEDNLLEEITAQLEASSDYPARRAEIQAFNAANRVMKRGLALTPVKFGISFTSSFLNQAGALILIYTDGTVQLNHGGTEMGQGLNTKVAQIVAEVLQIDISHIQVTATDTGKVPNTSPTAASSGADLNGKAAQDAAQTLRDRLTTMLCHLHQCSTEQVSFSNGIVRVREQHFTFAEVCQQAWLNQVPLSATGFYRVPGIHYDRNAGRGTPFYYFAYGAACCEVLVDTFTGEYRLLRADILHDVGASLNPAIDIGQVEGGFVQGMGWLTCEELVWNDQGKLLTEGPASYKIPAISDVPADLRVTLVENRKNPQQTVFHSKAVGEPPFMLGIAVWCALQDAVASVADYRQHPLLDAPATPERVFWGVQRLSGADDDLP; the protein is encoded by the coding sequence ATGTCTCATAATCGTCCGCAACTGAATGAAACCTTGCTAAAAACCCAGTTTGACGCCGGTATTCAGAGCGGTGTCGGACGCAGCCGCAAGCATGAAAGCGCGGATAAACATGTCTCGGGCGAGGCGATTTATATCGATGACAAACCCGATTTACCGGGCCTGCTGCACCTTTGTCCGTTGCTCAGTCCACATGCCCATGCGCGGATTATCCGCCTGGACGTGCAGCCGTGCTATGCGGTGCCCGGCGTAGTCAGCGTGCTCACCTGGCGTGATGTGCCTGGCAGCAACGATGTTGGCCCACTGGAACCTGGCGATCCGCTGCTGGCACAGGACAAAGTCGAGTATCTCGGCCAGGTGGTGATTGCCGTCGCGGCGGAGTCACCCGAAGCGGCACGCGCTGGCGTTGCCGCGGCGATTGTCGAGTACGAAGCCTTACCGGCGATCCTGGATGTTTGCGAGGCGCTGGAGCAGGGGCATTTTGTCCAGCAACCTCATGTGCACCAGCGCGGCGATGCCGATGCGGCGTTGGCACGTGCGCCGCACCGTATTCAGGGCAGCTTCCACATCGGCGGTCAGGAGCATTTCTATCTGGAAACCCAGACGGCGCTGGTGATCCCTGGCGAAGACAGCGCGCTTCAGGTGTTCTCCTCCACCCAGAATCCCACGGAAGTGCAGAAGCTGGTGGCTGAGGTGATGGGCATCAGCATGAATAACGTCACCATCGATATGCGTCGTATGGGCGGAGGCTTTGGTGGCAAAGAGACGCAGGCGGCAGGGGTTGCTTGTCTGTGTGCCATTGCGGCACGTCAGACGCGGCGACCGGCAAAAATGCGCCTCGCACGCCGCGATGATATGCGCATCACCGGTAAGCGCCATCCGTTCTACGTGCGCTACGATGTTGGCTTTGATGACGCCGGTCGTTTTTGCGGCGTGAAGATCGATCTGGCAGGAAATTGTGGTTTTTCTCTCGATCTTAGTGGATCGATAGTCGATCGAGCGATGTTCCATGCGGATAATGCTTATTACCTCGGAGACGCGTTGATTACCGGGTATCGCTGCCGCACCAACATCGCGTCGAATACCGCTTATCGTGGCTTTGGTGGGCCACAGGGGATGGTGGCGATTGAACAGATCATGGATCACATCGCCCGCGAGTTGCAGATCGATCCGCTGGAGCTGCGCAAGCGGAACTACTACGGCAAGCAGGATCGCAACATCACCCATTATCATCAGCAGGTCGAGGATAACCTGCTGGAGGAGATCACCGCCCAGCTGGAAGCCAGCAGCGATTACCCGGCACGGCGTGCGGAAATTCAGGCGTTTAACGCCGCGAATCGCGTGATGAAACGCGGGTTGGCGCTGACGCCAGTGAAATTCGGCATCTCCTTTACCTCCAGTTTTCTCAATCAGGCCGGTGCACTGATTCTGATCTACACCGATGGCACGGTGCAGCTGAATCACGGCGGCACAGAGATGGGCCAGGGGCTGAACACCAAAGTGGCGCAGATCGTCGCCGAGGTGCTGCAAATCGATATCAGCCACATCCAGGTGACCGCCACGGATACCGGTAAAGTGCCCAACACCTCGCCTACGGCGGCGTCCAGTGGTGCCGATCTGAATGGTAAAGCGGCACAGGATGCCGCGCAGACCTTACGTGATCGTTTAACCACGATGTTGTGCCATCTGCATCAGTGCTCGACTGAACAGGTCAGCTTTAGCAACGGTATCGTGCGCGTCAGGGAGCAGCACTTCACCTTTGCTGAGGTGTGCCAGCAGGCGTGGCTGAATCAGGTGCCACTTTCCGCCACCGGGTTTTATCGGGTGCCGGGTATCCATTACGACCGCAACGCCGGACGGGGTACGCCGTTCTATTACTTCGCCTATGGTGCCGCCTGCTGTGAAGTGTTGGTGGATACCTTCACCGGCGAATACCGTCTGCTGCGCGCTGATATCTTGCATGATGTCGGCGCATCGCTGAATCCGGCCATCGATATTGGTCAGGTCGAGGGCGGTTTCGTGCAAGGCATGGGTTGGCTGACCTGTGAAGAACTGGTGTGGAATGACCAGGGCAAACTGCTCACCGAGGGTCCGGCCAGCTATAAGATCCCGGCCATCAGCGATGTTCCTGCCGATTTGCGTGTCACCCTGGTGGAGAATCGTAAAAACCCCCAGCAGACGGTGTTTCATTCCAAAGCGGTCGGCGAGCCGCCGTTCATGCTGGGGATTGCCGTGTGGTGCGCCTTGCAGGATGCGGTCGCCAGCGTGGCGGATTACCGTCAGCATCCGCTATTGGATGCACCCGCCACACCGGAACGGGTTTTCTGGGGCGTTCAGCGCCTCTCGGGAGCGGATGATGATCTACCATGA
- the xdhA gene encoding xanthine dehydrogenase small subunit codes for MIQFLLNNRLVTECDLDPNLSVLNYLRNHQQRRGTKEGCASGDCGACTVTLGTVVEGRMRYETVNSCLTLVSSLQGKQLITVEDLRQGRDLHPVQQAMVDCHGSQCGYCTPGFVMSLFTLQKNSHGWDRHQAEQALAGNLCRCTGYRPIMAAAQQACEQGAADNFSQHEASVVQRLQALVNNEVQILEANGSRCLVPKTLSQLAALYQQHPDARLVAGGTDLTLQITQHYQRIPLLIALEQVAELKVCSEDEAHWRLGAGASLHQCDRFLAARIPAFSHMLARFASLQIRHQGTLGGNIGNASPIGDAAPMLLALNARLELQQGAQCREVPLDQFFTGYRQTVLQPGEFIRTIIIPRVTVSPNFVAWKVSKRLDDDISAIFAAINIRVEHGTVQHARIAFGGMAATPKRALQAEAALSGAAFNLSTLETACAALSQDFQPLSDFRASAAYRLQVARNLLRRYYAQASGELTIAEVTRYVS; via the coding sequence ATGATTCAGTTTCTGTTAAATAACCGGCTGGTCACCGAGTGCGATCTCGATCCCAATCTCAGCGTGTTGAATTATCTGCGCAATCACCAGCAGCGCCGTGGCACCAAAGAAGGCTGTGCCTCCGGCGATTGTGGTGCCTGCACCGTGACGCTGGGAACGGTGGTGGAAGGTCGTATGCGCTATGAAACGGTCAACAGTTGCCTGACGTTGGTCAGCAGTTTGCAGGGGAAGCAGTTGATTACCGTCGAGGATTTGCGCCAGGGGCGTGATTTGCACCCGGTACAACAGGCGATGGTCGATTGCCACGGTTCGCAGTGCGGCTACTGCACGCCGGGCTTTGTCATGTCACTTTTCACCTTACAAAAAAACAGCCATGGCTGGGACCGTCATCAGGCGGAGCAGGCGCTGGCGGGCAACCTGTGCCGCTGCACCGGTTATCGACCCATTATGGCTGCGGCACAGCAAGCCTGCGAACAGGGCGCGGCAGATAACTTCAGCCAGCACGAAGCCAGTGTGGTACAGCGCTTACAGGCGCTGGTCAACAACGAGGTACAGATACTGGAAGCCAACGGCAGCCGCTGTCTGGTGCCAAAAACCCTGTCGCAACTGGCGGCCCTGTATCAGCAGCATCCAGACGCGCGCTTAGTGGCGGGCGGCACCGATCTGACGTTACAGATCACCCAACACTATCAGCGGATACCGTTGCTGATTGCGCTGGAGCAGGTGGCTGAGTTGAAAGTCTGTAGCGAAGATGAGGCGCACTGGCGTCTGGGCGCGGGTGCTTCATTGCATCAGTGCGATCGCTTCCTCGCCGCGCGCATCCCGGCATTCAGCCACATGCTGGCACGGTTTGCTTCGCTGCAAATCCGCCATCAGGGCACGCTGGGCGGCAATATTGGTAACGCGTCACCGATTGGTGATGCTGCCCCGATGCTGCTGGCGCTCAATGCCCGACTTGAATTGCAGCAAGGCGCGCAGTGTCGGGAAGTGCCGCTGGATCAATTCTTTACCGGCTATCGCCAGACGGTATTGCAGCCAGGTGAGTTCATCCGCACCATCATCATCCCTCGCGTGACAGTGTCACCCAACTTTGTCGCCTGGAAGGTCTCCAAACGGCTTGATGACGATATTTCCGCTATCTTTGCCGCCATCAACATCCGGGTCGAGCACGGCACGGTGCAGCATGCGCGCATCGCGTTTGGCGGTATGGCCGCCACCCCGAAACGCGCGTTGCAGGCTGAAGCGGCACTCAGCGGCGCAGCGTTTAACCTGAGTACCCTTGAAACCGCCTGTGCCGCCCTGAGCCAGGACTTCCAGCCGCTGAGCGATTTCCGTGCCAGCGCCGCCTACCGCTTGCAGGTGGCGCGCAATTTGCTGCGGCGTTACTACGCGCAGGCCAGCGGTGAACTGACCATCGCGGAGGTAACGCGCTATGTCTCATAA
- the guaD gene encoding guanine deaminase, translating to MSFASETTLRASFFDFTAVAQQPDTIADQSRYLEDGVLTLRDGKVVSLESWESAQSWINPATLIDLRGKLIVPGFIDTHIHYPQTEMIGAFGEQLLEWLNQYTFPVESQYHCPDHAAQMSAFFLHQLLANGTTTALVFGTVHPQSVEALFSAAEQLNMRLIAGKVMMDRNAPAYLTETPQASYLETRALIERWHNRGRLSYALTPRFAPTSSPQLLEKVRQLRAEFPDTWLHTHLSENPQEIAWVKELFPDHNGYLDVYHQHQLTGKRSVFAHCLHLDDHEWQCLHDTDSSIAFCPTSNLFLGSGLFNIKRCWQQGVRMGIGTDVGAGTTFNLLQTLGEAYKVGQLQRYKLSACEAFYHATLGGAHALDLDHAIGNFNPGKEADFVVLDPAVSALQQLRYANSKDIWEKLFVLMTLGDDRNIAQTWVNGQPVWQRESGVKAA from the coding sequence ATGTCTTTTGCATCCGAAACCACGCTGCGTGCCAGTTTTTTTGATTTTACTGCCGTGGCGCAGCAACCCGATACCATTGCTGACCAGTCTCGCTATCTCGAAGACGGTGTACTGACGCTGCGCGACGGCAAAGTGGTCAGTCTGGAAAGTTGGGAAAGCGCGCAGTCGTGGATTAATCCGGCCACGCTCATCGATCTGCGCGGCAAACTGATCGTGCCGGGTTTTATCGATACCCATATTCACTACCCGCAAACTGAGATGATAGGGGCTTTTGGTGAGCAGCTGCTGGAGTGGCTGAACCAATACACCTTCCCGGTGGAAAGCCAGTATCACTGTCCCGACCACGCGGCGCAGATGTCCGCGTTTTTCCTGCATCAATTGCTGGCGAACGGCACCACCACCGCGCTGGTGTTTGGTACGGTGCACCCGCAATCGGTGGAAGCGCTGTTTAGCGCCGCAGAACAACTGAATATGCGCCTGATTGCCGGTAAGGTGATGATGGATCGCAACGCACCGGCGTACCTGACCGAGACCCCGCAGGCCAGTTATCTGGAAACCCGTGCCCTGATTGAGCGTTGGCACAACCGTGGCCGCCTGAGTTATGCGCTGACGCCGCGCTTTGCCCCGACATCATCACCCCAGCTACTGGAGAAAGTCCGTCAGTTGCGCGCAGAGTTCCCCGATACCTGGCTGCATACCCATCTGAGCGAAAATCCACAGGAAATCGCCTGGGTCAAAGAACTGTTCCCGGACCATAACGGTTACCTTGATGTGTATCACCAGCATCAGCTCACCGGCAAACGTAGCGTTTTCGCTCACTGCCTGCATCTCGATGACCATGAGTGGCAATGCCTGCACGATACCGACTCGTCGATCGCCTTCTGCCCAACCTCTAACCTGTTTCTCGGCAGCGGATTGTTCAACATCAAACGCTGCTGGCAGCAGGGCGTGCGCATGGGGATTGGCACCGATGTGGGCGCAGGCACCACGTTTAACCTGTTACAGACCCTGGGTGAGGCGTACAAAGTGGGCCAGCTCCAGCGTTATAAACTCAGCGCCTGCGAAGCCTTTTACCATGCCACGCTGGGCGGGGCGCATGCGCTCGATCTCGATCATGCGATCGGTAACTTCAACCCCGGTAAAGAGGCGGATTTTGTGGTGCTTGATCCCGCCGTCTCCGCGTTGCAGCAATTGCGCTATGCCAACAGCAAAGATATCTGGGAAAAATTGTTTGTGCTGATGACGCTGGGCGACGATCGCAACATCGCCCAGACCTGGGTCAACGGGCAGCCGGTCTGGCAACGGGAAAGCGGGGTAAAAGCGGCATGA
- the ydfG gene encoding bifunctional NADP-dependent 3-hydroxy acid dehydrogenase/3-hydroxypropionate dehydrogenase YdfG: MIIFVTGATAGFGQSITRRFIATGHKVIASGRRVERLQELKDELGDNLYTVQLDVRNRAAIEEVIAALPAEWRNVDVLVNNAGLALGIEPAHKANIEDWENMIDTNNKGLVYMTRALLPGMVERNIGHIINIGSIAGSWPYAGGNVYGATKAFVRQFSLNLRTDLHGTALRVTDIEPGLVGGTEFSNVRFKGDDGKADKVYEGTTALTAEDVTEAVYWVATLPKHVNINTLEMMPVTQTLAGLKVHKD; the protein is encoded by the coding sequence ATGATTATTTTTGTTACCGGTGCGACGGCCGGTTTTGGTCAAAGTATCACCCGCCGCTTCATTGCTACAGGTCATAAAGTGATCGCCAGCGGACGCCGCGTTGAGCGTTTGCAGGAATTAAAAGACGAGTTGGGCGACAATCTCTACACCGTACAACTGGATGTGCGTAACCGCGCTGCCATCGAAGAGGTGATTGCCGCGCTGCCCGCCGAATGGCGCAATGTTGATGTGCTGGTTAACAATGCCGGTCTGGCACTGGGTATTGAACCCGCGCATAAAGCCAATATCGAAGATTGGGAAAATATGATCGACACCAACAACAAAGGGTTGGTGTATATGACGCGCGCCCTGCTGCCCGGCATGGTGGAACGCAATATCGGTCATATCATCAATATTGGCTCGATTGCCGGTAGCTGGCCGTATGCCGGTGGCAACGTCTACGGCGCGACTAAAGCCTTTGTGCGCCAGTTCAGCCTGAACCTGCGTACCGATCTGCACGGCACCGCGCTGCGCGTGACCGATATTGAACCCGGTCTGGTGGGCGGCACCGAGTTTTCCAATGTGCGTTTCAAAGGTGATGACGGCAAAGCCGATAAGGTTTATGAAGGCACCACTGCACTGACCGCTGAGGATGTCACCGAGGCGGTGTACTGGGTGGCGACGTTACCGAAACACGTCAACATCAATACGCTGGAAATGATGCCGGTGACGCAAACCCTGGCGGGTTTGAAGGTGCACAAAGACTAA
- a CDS encoding YnfA family protein, with protein MLVKTTLLFFLTAIAEIVGCFLPWLWLKKGATAWLLLPAAASLMLFVWLLTLHPAASGRVYAAYGGVYVLTALIWLRVVDGVKLSPWDWAGALIAFSGMLIIVAGWGRA; from the coding sequence ATGCTGGTGAAAACCACGTTGCTGTTTTTTTTAACTGCAATTGCGGAAATTGTTGGATGCTTCTTACCCTGGTTATGGCTGAAGAAGGGCGCGACGGCATGGTTGTTGCTGCCTGCGGCGGCCAGCCTGATGCTATTCGTCTGGTTACTGACCCTCCATCCGGCGGCCAGCGGTCGCGTGTATGCCGCTTACGGTGGCGTTTATGTGCTGACGGCGCTGATCTGGCTACGGGTAGTGGACGGCGTAAAACTCAGCCCGTGGGATTGGGCAGGGGCATTGATTGCGTTCAGCGGGATGCTGATTATTGTCGCGGGCTGGGGACGGGCCTAA
- a CDS encoding DUF1283 family protein yields MKKLFTALLAAALTSSVLLTAPLASAQTDRLIIENGNSAASNEAARQSKEQWNDTRNLRNKVNTRVEKEFDKTDKAFDTRDSCEKSYNVNAYWEPNTLRCLDRRTGRVVTP; encoded by the coding sequence ATGAAAAAACTGTTTACCGCACTGCTTGCTGCGGCACTGACCTCCAGCGTACTGCTGACTGCCCCGCTGGCCTCAGCGCAAACCGATCGCCTGATCATTGAAAACGGCAATAGCGCTGCCAGTAATGAAGCGGCACGTCAAAGCAAGGAGCAATGGAATGACACCCGCAATCTGCGCAATAAAGTGAACACCCGCGTCGAGAAAGAGTTCGATAAAACCGACAAAGCCTTTGATACCCGTGACTCCTGCGAAAAAAGCTATAACGTCAACGCCTACTGGGAACCGAACACCCTGCGCTGCCTTGACCGTCGCACTGGTCGCGTCGTCACCCCATAA
- a CDS encoding DUF1161 domain-containing protein: protein MKKRVAVVWLSLLALPLLAQASCESVKAEISKKLVSNGLAESDFTLDIVPNDQADQAGGQVVGHCENDTQKIVYKKLSRDAESNVPNDAGSSHDTPQ, encoded by the coding sequence ATGAAAAAGCGTGTTGCCGTGGTGTGGCTGTCCCTGCTGGCGTTGCCGCTGCTGGCGCAAGCCTCGTGTGAAAGCGTTAAAGCAGAGATCAGCAAAAAACTGGTCAGCAACGGACTGGCCGAATCGGATTTTACGCTGGATATCGTCCCGAACGATCAGGCCGACCAGGCGGGTGGTCAGGTGGTTGGGCATTGTGAAAACGACACCCAGAAAATTGTCTACAAGAAGCTGAGCCGCGACGCAGAAAGCAATGTGCCAAATGATGCGGGCAGCTCACACGATACACCACAGTAA